Proteins encoded together in one Bradyrhizobium sp. PSBB068 window:
- a CDS encoding response regulator codes for MPSVLVVDDDPMVCVAIEVCLQRQGFDVTVADGSEAGMRALDQATFDVMLVDVFMPHMRGFEAIRIFHERAPDIPVIAMSGYDFANADRAPDFLRMTIELGASACLRKPFTPQALVAAVNECLAKSAPSARLSK; via the coding sequence GTGCCGAGCGTTCTCGTGGTCGATGACGACCCGATGGTGTGCGTTGCCATCGAGGTGTGTTTGCAGCGCCAGGGCTTCGACGTCACCGTCGCAGACGGCAGTGAAGCGGGCATGCGCGCGCTGGACCAGGCAACGTTCGACGTCATGCTGGTCGACGTCTTCATGCCGCATATGCGCGGTTTCGAGGCTATCCGCATCTTCCACGAGCGCGCCCCCGACATTCCGGTCATCGCGATGTCGGGCTACGACTTCGCCAATGCCGACCGGGCGCCGGACTTCCTGCGGATGACGATCGAGCTCGGGGCGTCCGCCTGCCTGCGCAAGCCGTTTACCCCGCAGGCGCTGGTGGCCGCCGTTAACGAATGTCTTGCGAAGTCGGCTCCTTCTGCTCGTCTTTCGAAATAA
- a CDS encoding DMT family transporter: MTSVPVAGRAPLSPLGLAFLVVASTGWGLNFPIMKFLLTEWPPLSSRGLCGVVGAAGLALVAVARGQRLCVPDGMWLRLALVSTLSIGGWVASMGLALIWLRASEAAVLGISIPVWVALVAWPVLGERVSLPRALALGVALAGIAVLIGGGGIDASLGKLPGILFALAGALCVGLGTVLTKSFKLAMPPLSLAAWQLAIGCVPIAIAGVLIEQPQLAALSQLGWASMIYMTLIQFCLCYVCWFAALARLPAATASIGTLLVPVVGVLAAAAMLHEPLGASDITALLVTFAAVAVALRT, from the coding sequence ATGACCTCAGTTCCCGTCGCCGGCCGCGCCCCGCTGTCACCGCTCGGCCTCGCATTCCTGGTCGTCGCCTCGACCGGCTGGGGCCTCAATTTCCCGATCATGAAATTCCTGCTCACGGAGTGGCCGCCGCTGTCGTCGCGCGGGCTGTGCGGCGTGGTCGGCGCGGCCGGGCTCGCTCTGGTGGCGGTCGCGCGCGGACAGCGGCTGTGCGTTCCCGACGGCATGTGGTTGCGGCTTGCCCTGGTGTCGACGCTCTCGATCGGTGGCTGGGTCGCGTCGATGGGTCTCGCTCTGATCTGGCTGCGGGCCAGCGAGGCGGCCGTGCTCGGCATCTCGATCCCGGTGTGGGTCGCGCTGGTGGCCTGGCCGGTGCTCGGCGAGCGCGTGTCGCTGCCGCGGGCGCTCGCGCTTGGGGTGGCGCTTGCCGGGATCGCCGTGCTGATCGGCGGCGGCGGGATCGACGCCAGCCTCGGCAAATTGCCGGGCATTCTGTTCGCGCTCGCAGGCGCGCTTTGCGTCGGGCTCGGCACGGTGCTGACCAAGTCCTTCAAGCTCGCGATGCCGCCGCTGTCGCTCGCAGCCTGGCAGCTTGCGATCGGCTGCGTGCCGATCGCGATCGCAGGTGTGCTGATCGAGCAGCCGCAGCTTGCTGCGTTGTCGCAACTCGGCTGGGCGTCGATGATCTACATGACGCTGATCCAGTTCTGCCTTTGCTATGTCTGCTGGTTCGCCGCGCTCGCGCGCCTGCCGGCGGCGACCGCGTCCATCGGCACGCTGCTGGTACCGGTTGTCGGCGTGCTGGCGGCAGCGGCCATGCTGCACGAACCGCTCGGCGCGAGCGACATCACGGCGCTGCTGGTGACGTTCGCGGCCGTCGCGGTGGCATTGCGGACATGA
- a CDS encoding BA14K family protein: MINMKVLSTAAALALALPLAVAPTVSFAQSAAQMGAMGGGGGARGGGGGGGGGHIGGGGGGGWRGGGGGGQWAGGGGGGWRGGGGGWHGGYHRGGGFWPGAVAGAVVGGALASGAYYGSGYYGYGPGYYDDSYGYYDDSAPVAVEAAPGGDASYCAQRYRSYDPASGTYLGFDGLRHPCP; encoded by the coding sequence ATGATCAATATGAAGGTTCTGAGCACTGCCGCGGCGCTGGCGCTTGCGCTGCCGCTGGCCGTGGCGCCGACCGTTTCGTTCGCCCAGTCCGCCGCGCAGATGGGCGCGATGGGCGGTGGCGGTGGAGCCCGTGGTGGTGGCGGCGGCGGTGGCGGTGGCCACATCGGCGGCGGAGGTGGCGGTGGCTGGCGCGGCGGTGGCGGCGGCGGCCAATGGGCCGGTGGTGGCGGCGGTGGCTGGCGCGGCGGCGGCGGTGGTTGGCACGGTGGCTACCATCGTGGCGGCGGCTTCTGGCCGGGCGCGGTGGCGGGTGCAGTCGTCGGCGGCGCCCTCGCCTCGGGCGCCTATTACGGCTCCGGCTATTACGGCTACGGCCCGGGCTATTATGACGACAGCTACGGCTATTACGACGACAGCGCGCCTGTCGCCGTCGAAGCCGCCCCGGGTGGCGACGCGAGCTACTGCGCGCAGCGCTACAGGTCCTACGATCCGGCCTCGGGCACCTATCTCGGCTTTGACGGCCTGCGGCACCCCTGCCCGTAG
- a CDS encoding NADH:ubiquinone oxidoreductase subunit NDUFA12: MKQFLLKFFTWWNGQTFGTQLWTSRYGELVGEDEQGNRYYRTKGGEIDPTLHFERRWVVYNGYAEASRIPAGWHGWLHHTVDVPPTDEKYVAREWEKPHLPNLTGTAQAYRPSGSTLASGRRPKATGDYHAWTPGS, translated from the coding sequence ATGAAACAATTCCTGCTGAAATTCTTCACCTGGTGGAATGGCCAGACCTTTGGCACGCAATTGTGGACCTCGCGATACGGCGAGCTGGTCGGCGAGGACGAGCAGGGCAACCGATACTACCGCACCAAGGGCGGCGAGATCGACCCGACGCTGCATTTCGAGCGCCGCTGGGTGGTCTATAACGGCTATGCCGAGGCGTCCCGGATCCCGGCTGGCTGGCACGGCTGGCTGCACCACACGGTCGACGTGCCCCCGACCGACGAGAAGTACGTCGCCCGGGAGTGGGAAAAGCCGCATCTGCCGAACCTGACCGGCACTGCCCAGGCTTACCGTCCGTCCGGCTCGACGCTGGCAAGCGGCCGCCGCCCGAAGGCAACTGGCGACTACCACGCCTGGACCCCGGGAAGCTGA
- a CDS encoding DJ-1/PfpI family protein, giving the protein MSAPLQIGLLVFPKVTQLDLTGPLQVFSSVPGAKVHLIWKRIEPVPTDSVMVLTPTTTFADCPQLDVICVPGGAGTDDMVGDDEMLGFLRQQAAGAKYVTSVCTGSLVLGAAGLLKGYRATTHWSAIDFLAGFGAIPTRTRVCVDRNRFTGGGVTAGIDFALTLVSELVDRKTAEAIQLRLEYNPAPPFNAGSPDTAPAEILALMKERMGPAHARRGELMGRAAARLS; this is encoded by the coding sequence ATGTCCGCCCCCCTGCAGATTGGATTGCTCGTCTTCCCCAAGGTGACCCAGCTCGACCTGACCGGTCCGCTGCAGGTGTTCTCCTCGGTCCCCGGCGCGAAGGTGCATCTGATCTGGAAACGGATCGAACCGGTTCCGACCGATTCCGTGATGGTCCTGACGCCGACCACGACCTTTGCCGATTGTCCGCAGCTCGACGTGATCTGCGTGCCCGGCGGGGCCGGCACCGACGACATGGTCGGCGACGACGAGATGCTCGGCTTCCTGCGCCAGCAGGCCGCGGGTGCGAAATACGTCACGTCCGTCTGCACGGGATCGCTGGTGCTCGGCGCCGCCGGCCTGCTCAAGGGTTACCGCGCCACCACGCATTGGAGTGCGATCGATTTTCTTGCAGGCTTCGGCGCCATTCCGACCAGGACGCGGGTCTGCGTCGACCGCAACCGCTTCACCGGCGGCGGCGTCACCGCCGGCATCGATTTCGCGCTGACGCTGGTGTCCGAACTCGTCGATCGCAAGACCGCGGAAGCGATCCAGCTCCGGCTCGAATACAATCCGGCGCCGCCGTTCAATGCCGGCTCGCCCGACACCGCACCGGCCGAGATCCTCGCCCTGATGAAGGAGCGGATGGGACCGGCACATGCGCGCCGCGGCGAATTGATGGGCCGCGCGGCGGCGCGGCTGTCGTGA